Proteins encoded within one genomic window of Marinobacter halotolerans:
- the purF gene encoding amidophosphoribosyltransferase, translating to MCGIVGIVSTSNVNQSLYDALTVLQHRGQDAAGIVTFQDERFYLRKDNGLVRDVFRTRHMRRLVGNVGIGHVRYPTAGSSSSAEAQPFYVNSPYGITLAHNGNLTNADELSNDLFRTDLRHINTNSDSEVLLNVFAHELQKLGKLDPTKDDIFAAVRAVHQRCKGAYAVIAMITGYGIVGFRDPNGIRPACYGVRHTDKGDEYMIASESVALSAAGFRLVRDIAPGEAVYIETDGTLYTQQCAEEPHLFPCIFEHVYFARPDSIIDKVSVYKARLRMGETLAEKVLRENPDHDIDVVMPIPDTSRTSAMQMAHRLGVKFREGFIKNRYIGRTFIMPGQKMRKKSVRQKLNPIDLEFRGKNVMLVDDSIVRGTTCKEIVQMARDAGARKVYFASAAPPVRYPNVYGIDMPSVNELIAHDLSVEEIAKVIGADWLLYQDLEDLITCVNDVNPDIEGWECSVFDGNYITGDVDAAYLDKLEAARNDEQRFSAGSVDSSDNGIIDLYNDED from the coding sequence ATGTGTGGCATTGTCGGCATAGTCAGTACCTCGAACGTCAATCAGTCGCTCTATGATGCACTGACCGTTCTTCAGCACCGGGGCCAGGACGCAGCGGGTATCGTGACCTTTCAGGACGAGCGTTTTTACCTTCGCAAGGACAACGGCCTTGTGCGGGACGTCTTCCGCACCCGGCATATGCGCCGCCTGGTGGGCAACGTGGGTATTGGCCATGTGCGCTATCCCACCGCCGGCAGCTCCAGCTCCGCCGAGGCTCAGCCGTTCTACGTCAACAGCCCCTACGGCATCACCCTGGCTCACAACGGCAATCTGACCAACGCTGACGAATTGAGCAATGATCTGTTTCGCACGGATTTGCGCCATATCAACACCAATTCGGATTCCGAGGTACTGCTCAACGTGTTTGCCCACGAGCTGCAGAAGCTGGGCAAGCTTGACCCCACCAAGGACGATATTTTTGCGGCGGTGCGGGCGGTCCATCAGCGTTGCAAGGGCGCCTACGCGGTGATCGCCATGATTACCGGTTACGGCATCGTCGGTTTCCGGGACCCGAACGGCATTCGCCCGGCCTGTTACGGCGTTCGTCATACCGACAAGGGCGATGAGTACATGATTGCCTCTGAAAGCGTCGCCCTGAGTGCTGCAGGCTTCAGGCTGGTTCGCGATATTGCGCCGGGTGAGGCGGTCTATATCGAAACCGATGGTACGCTCTACACCCAGCAGTGCGCTGAAGAGCCGCACCTGTTCCCCTGTATTTTCGAGCATGTCTATTTTGCGCGGCCGGATTCCATTATTGACAAGGTGTCCGTCTACAAGGCCCGTCTGCGCATGGGCGAAACCCTTGCAGAAAAGGTCCTGAGGGAAAATCCCGATCACGACATTGATGTGGTCATGCCGATTCCGGACACCAGCCGCACGTCGGCCATGCAGATGGCCCATCGTCTGGGGGTCAAGTTCCGGGAAGGCTTTATCAAGAACCGCTACATCGGCCGCACCTTCATCATGCCCGGCCAGAAAATGCGGAAGAAATCCGTGCGCCAGAAGCTAAACCCCATTGACCTGGAATTCCGCGGCAAGAACGTGATGCTGGTGGATGATTCCATTGTGCGGGGCACAACCTGCAAGGAAATTGTCCAGATGGCTCGGGACGCCGGTGCCCGCAAGGTCTACTTTGCCTCGGCTGCACCACCCGTTCGCTACCCGAACGTTTACGGCATCGATATGCCCTCGGTGAACGAACTGATTGCCCACGACCTCAGTGTCGAGGAAATCGCCAAGGTGATCGGCGCCGACTGGCTGCTGTATCAGGATCTGGAGGATCTGATCACCTGCGTCAATGATGTGAATCCGGATATTGAAGGCTGGGAATGCTCGGTGTTCGATGGCAATTACATCACCGGAGACGTGGATGCAGCGTATCTTGATAAACTGGAGGCCGCCAGGAATGACGAGCAACGCTTCAGCGCCGGCTCGGTCGATTCCTCCGATAACGGCATTATTGATCTCTACAACGACGAAGACTGA
- a CDS encoding CvpA family protein: MDALIWIDWVIIALIAVSTLISLKRGFVKEALSLVTWVGAFILARTFHPQMQSLLESTVETPLVRLIAAFAILFFSTLIVGALINNMIGHLVRVTGLSATDRVLGMGFGLLRGLVVVIVAIAFTRYTPLAEDTWWRTSIMIDRLAVVEDWSRRTLGDEFARWLGPAGEGKESPAGQQTDDAVAPASASR; this comes from the coding sequence ATGGACGCGCTGATCTGGATCGACTGGGTCATCATTGCCCTGATAGCGGTATCCACTCTCATCAGTCTGAAGCGGGGCTTTGTCAAAGAAGCTCTGTCACTGGTGACCTGGGTGGGCGCCTTTATCCTCGCCCGTACCTTCCATCCGCAGATGCAGTCACTCCTTGAAAGCACGGTGGAAACCCCGCTGGTGCGGCTGATCGCGGCGTTTGCCATTCTTTTTTTCAGTACCCTCATTGTCGGGGCACTGATCAACAACATGATCGGGCATCTGGTGCGCGTTACCGGTCTGTCCGCCACCGACCGGGTTCTGGGTATGGGTTTCGGCCTTCTGCGCGGGCTGGTGGTGGTGATTGTGGCAATTGCTTTTACCCGTTATACGCCATTGGCAGAGGATACCTGGTGGCGTACATCAATCATGATAGACCGCCTTGCGGTGGTGGAAGACTGGTCAAGACGAACCCTGGGTGACGAGTTCGCCCGGTGGCTTGGCCCGGCCGGTGAGGGCAAAGAAAGCCCCGCCGGCCAGCAGACGGATGACGCCGTGGCACCTGCGTCCGCGTCCCGTTAA
- the lolA gene encoding outer membrane lipoprotein chaperone LolA: MRDRFSSVRWLSVVFVLVLSVFPLSALKAQENSKEQAAELAGLLQDYRSFESSFIQIVVNENGNQVQETRGKLKAKRPGLFYWETTSPHSQYIVSDGNQVKVYDPDLEQVTIHDLDDRAATTPALLLSGQVDNLNEKYQVSSSAEGGANREFTLQPRNQDSLFLSLTLTFSGDRLQEMRMRDSLGQLSVLSFMDVTINGSIPEQAFTLDYPDSVDVIGKDT; encoded by the coding sequence GTGAGAGATCGTTTCAGCAGTGTTCGTTGGCTGTCGGTGGTGTTTGTGCTGGTGCTGTCCGTCTTTCCTTTATCGGCCCTGAAAGCCCAGGAGAACAGCAAGGAGCAGGCCGCGGAACTGGCGGGGCTTCTGCAGGACTACCGCTCCTTTGAATCCTCGTTTATCCAGATTGTGGTTAACGAAAACGGCAACCAGGTTCAGGAAACCCGCGGCAAGCTGAAAGCCAAGCGTCCGGGGCTGTTCTACTGGGAAACCACATCGCCCCATTCCCAGTACATCGTTAGCGATGGTAATCAGGTCAAGGTGTACGATCCCGACCTTGAACAGGTCACCATTCACGATCTCGACGATCGCGCAGCCACCACGCCGGCACTGCTGCTCAGTGGGCAGGTGGACAATCTGAACGAGAAATACCAGGTGTCCTCCTCGGCAGAAGGGGGAGCAAACCGCGAGTTTACCCTCCAGCCCCGTAACCAGGATTCCCTGTTTCTGTCCCTGACGCTGACGTTCTCCGGTGACCGTCTGCAGGAAATGCGGATGCGGGACTCGCTGGGCCAGCTCAGCGTGCTGAGCTTCATGGATGTAACGATTAACGGCAGTATTCCGGAACAGGCCTTCACTCTTGATTACCCTGATTCGGTGGATGTGATCGGGAAAGACACCTGA
- a CDS encoding O-succinylhomoserine sulfhydrylase, translating into MTHYREQHVLIPESDLEGMSVDTLAVRAGQIRTGELEHSDAIFPTSSFVYASAAQAAARFGGDEPGNIYSRFTNPTVQAFEARLAAMEGGERAVATASGMSAILATCMALLTSGDHVICSRGVFGTTNVLFQKYMARFGVETSFVKLTDQAGWEAAVRPETRMIFIETPSNPLCEVADMAKLADLSRANDALFVVDNCFCTPVLQRPLEQGADIIIHSATKYLDGQGRCVGGAVVGPAKLMDEIFGFLRSAGPTMSPFNAWVFQKGLETLPIRMRAHCDNALELATWLQTQDTVEEVYYAGLTSHPQHELAKKQQSGFGGVLSFRVKGGREQAWAFIDATRMISITANLGDVKTTITHPATTTHGRLSDEDKEQAGITENLVRISVGIESVSDIKTDLQRGFTVLENHRQGIV; encoded by the coding sequence ATGACCCATTACCGCGAACAGCACGTCCTGATCCCCGAGTCGGATCTTGAGGGCATGTCCGTGGATACGCTTGCCGTCAGAGCCGGTCAGATCCGAACCGGTGAGCTTGAGCACAGCGATGCCATTTTCCCCACCTCCAGTTTTGTCTACGCCAGTGCGGCTCAGGCCGCGGCGCGATTTGGTGGCGATGAGCCGGGAAATATCTACAGTCGCTTCACCAACCCCACGGTCCAGGCGTTTGAAGCCCGCTTGGCCGCGATGGAAGGCGGAGAAAGGGCGGTCGCTACCGCTTCCGGCATGTCAGCCATTCTGGCCACCTGCATGGCGCTGCTGACTTCCGGTGACCACGTTATCTGTTCACGGGGCGTCTTCGGCACCACCAACGTGCTGTTCCAGAAGTATATGGCCAGGTTCGGGGTGGAGACCTCGTTCGTAAAGCTAACCGATCAGGCGGGATGGGAAGCGGCAGTGCGGCCGGAAACCCGGATGATTTTCATCGAGACCCCGTCCAACCCGCTCTGCGAAGTGGCGGACATGGCAAAACTGGCGGATCTGTCCCGCGCCAATGATGCTCTGTTCGTGGTGGATAACTGTTTCTGTACACCGGTACTACAGCGGCCGCTGGAGCAGGGCGCGGATATCATTATCCATTCCGCCACCAAATACCTGGATGGCCAGGGCCGTTGTGTTGGTGGTGCGGTCGTCGGTCCGGCAAAGCTTATGGACGAGATCTTTGGCTTTCTGCGTTCGGCCGGCCCGACCATGAGCCCGTTCAATGCCTGGGTGTTCCAGAAGGGCCTGGAAACCTTACCAATCCGTATGCGCGCTCACTGTGACAATGCGTTAGAGTTGGCGACGTGGCTGCAAACGCAGGATACTGTTGAGGAAGTCTACTACGCTGGCCTGACCAGCCACCCGCAACATGAGCTTGCAAAAAAGCAGCAAAGCGGGTTTGGCGGCGTTCTGTCTTTCCGGGTAAAAGGCGGCCGGGAGCAGGCCTGGGCGTTTATCGACGCCACCCGTATGATTTCAATCACGGCCAATCTGGGGGATGTGAAAACCACCATCACCCACCCGGCAACCACAACCCACGGCCGTCTGTCTGATGAAGACAAAGAGCAGGCGGGCATTACCGAAAACCTGGTCCGGATTTCGGTCGGCATTGAGTCGGTATCCGATATCAAGACCGACCTTCAGAGAGGGTTTACGGTGCTCGAAAATCATCGTCAGGGAATCGTCTGA
- a CDS encoding DNA translocase FtsK, with product MAESEKAKKNQELSPKQLKFRRYVSQGAREGAVIALIALCIYLGMALVTFSPSDPGWASIGHETVVQNHAGRTGAWLASLLRDFFGDVAFLFPVMVAGYALMLIRLRNKPIDPHIPLFLVRFGGFLLILLSATSLLSLYSVFGLGVSSGGVLGAAASESMVKFFNLPATTLLLIAIFLFALTVSTGLSWFWLMDRIGAGTLRLGQGIASLFRKSEKAKKPIPRANPKAEPPIVQDELTHYPASASKSAKTPWWKKFLPGGSGKKPKPAQKERVEPAIDGVSPDIDYEQPRLESFSSRDAGDAPAKAWANGAANKNSKPAKSLKISPFKRDDQEKTGKTGEKQGSLLEDIESTIPPISLLDPPEERKERGYSEESLQHMSRLLEEKLADFGVSVEVVEVNPGPVITRFEIKPAAGVKVSKISNLAKDLARSLAVLSVRVVEVIPGKSVVGIEIPNEEREMVRLSEVLNAKVFQESSSALTMALGNDIGGNPMVANLSKMPHLLVAGTTGSGKSVGVNAMILSILLKATPEEVRFIMVDPKMLELSIYDGIPHLLAPVVTDMKDAANALRWCVAEMERRYRLLASLGVRNLAGYNRKVRDAAAAGEPILDPIWKPDEYLANDEQERPELETLPFIVVVIDEFADMMMIVGKKVEELIARIAQKARAAGIHLILATQRPSVDVITGLIKANIPTRMSFQVSSKIDSRTVLDQGGAEQLLGHGDMLYLPPGSGLPVRVHGAFVDDDEVHRVVKAWKARGEPVYVDDVLNGAEGESLPGVPTLSEGGGDSEGDALFDEAVAFVTEGRRVSISSVQRKFKIGYNRAANLVEAMEASGVVSAAGNNGAREVLAPPPPRD from the coding sequence ATGGCCGAGAGTGAAAAAGCGAAGAAAAACCAGGAACTGTCTCCGAAACAGCTGAAGTTCCGGCGATATGTCTCGCAGGGTGCCCGGGAAGGCGCCGTGATTGCCCTCATTGCCCTGTGCATCTATCTGGGTATGGCCCTGGTGACCTTCAGCCCGTCTGATCCCGGCTGGGCATCGATCGGCCATGAAACGGTAGTGCAGAATCACGCCGGTCGCACCGGTGCCTGGCTTGCCAGTCTGTTGCGGGATTTTTTCGGTGATGTGGCGTTTCTGTTCCCGGTGATGGTGGCCGGCTATGCGCTGATGCTTATCCGCCTGCGCAACAAGCCCATCGATCCCCATATTCCTCTGTTTCTGGTCCGGTTTGGTGGTTTTCTGCTGATCCTGCTGTCCGCCACCAGCCTGCTTTCCCTTTATTCCGTGTTTGGTCTGGGTGTCTCATCCGGTGGTGTGTTGGGCGCTGCCGCCTCTGAATCCATGGTCAAGTTCTTTAATCTGCCAGCAACTACCTTGTTGCTGATTGCCATTTTCCTGTTTGCGCTAACCGTTAGCACCGGGCTTTCCTGGTTCTGGCTAATGGACCGCATCGGGGCCGGTACGCTCAGGCTGGGGCAGGGCATTGCCAGCCTTTTCCGCAAATCCGAAAAAGCCAAGAAGCCTATACCCCGTGCCAATCCGAAAGCCGAGCCCCCCATCGTTCAGGATGAACTGACCCACTACCCGGCCAGCGCCTCAAAGTCCGCCAAAACGCCCTGGTGGAAAAAATTTCTTCCCGGCGGTTCCGGGAAGAAGCCGAAGCCGGCGCAGAAAGAGCGTGTTGAGCCCGCCATTGACGGGGTATCCCCCGACATTGATTACGAGCAGCCCCGCCTGGAAAGCTTCAGTTCCCGGGACGCCGGCGACGCGCCAGCCAAAGCCTGGGCCAATGGGGCGGCGAACAAGAACAGCAAGCCGGCAAAATCTCTGAAAATTTCACCGTTCAAGCGGGACGATCAGGAAAAAACCGGTAAAACGGGCGAAAAGCAGGGATCGTTGCTGGAGGATATTGAAAGCACCATTCCGCCTATCTCTCTGCTGGATCCACCGGAGGAGCGCAAGGAGCGGGGCTACTCGGAAGAGTCCCTGCAGCATATGTCCCGCCTGCTGGAAGAGAAGCTGGCTGACTTCGGTGTGTCGGTCGAGGTGGTGGAAGTCAATCCGGGCCCGGTCATCACCCGTTTTGAAATCAAGCCGGCCGCCGGGGTCAAAGTCAGCAAGATTTCCAATCTGGCGAAGGATCTGGCCCGCTCCCTGGCGGTGCTTAGCGTGCGGGTGGTGGAAGTCATTCCCGGCAAGTCCGTGGTTGGCATCGAGATTCCCAATGAAGAGCGGGAAATGGTTCGCCTGAGCGAGGTACTCAACGCCAAGGTGTTCCAGGAATCGTCTTCCGCGCTGACCATGGCCCTGGGCAATGACATCGGCGGCAACCCGATGGTCGCCAACCTGTCGAAGATGCCCCACCTGCTGGTGGCCGGTACCACCGGTTCCGGTAAGTCCGTGGGGGTGAACGCCATGATCCTGAGCATTCTGCTGAAGGCGACGCCGGAAGAAGTGCGCTTTATCATGGTCGACCCGAAGATGCTGGAGCTGAGCATTTACGATGGCATTCCCCATCTGCTGGCACCGGTAGTCACCGATATGAAAGACGCCGCCAACGCTCTGCGCTGGTGTGTGGCGGAAATGGAGCGCCGTTACCGCCTGTTGGCAAGTCTTGGTGTGCGGAACCTTGCCGGTTACAACCGCAAGGTCAGGGACGCTGCAGCTGCCGGCGAGCCGATCCTGGACCCGATCTGGAAACCGGACGAGTACCTGGCAAACGACGAACAGGAACGCCCGGAGCTGGAGACACTGCCGTTCATCGTGGTGGTAATTGACGAGTTCGCCGACATGATGATGATTGTCGGTAAAAAAGTTGAGGAACTGATTGCCCGGATCGCCCAGAAGGCGAGGGCAGCCGGCATTCATTTGATTCTGGCGACTCAGCGTCCGTCCGTTGACGTGATCACCGGTCTGATCAAGGCCAATATCCCGACACGTATGTCGTTTCAGGTTTCCTCGAAGATCGACTCCCGCACGGTTCTGGATCAGGGCGGTGCGGAGCAGCTTCTGGGTCATGGCGACATGCTCTACCTTCCACCCGGTTCCGGTTTGCCGGTGCGGGTTCATGGTGCCTTTGTAGACGACGATGAAGTGCATCGGGTGGTCAAGGCCTGGAAAGCCCGGGGTGAGCCCGTCTATGTGGACGATGTGCTTAATGGCGCCGAGGGTGAGAGTCTTCCGGGCGTGCCCACGCTCAGCGAGGGTGGCGGCGACAGTGAGGGCGATGCCCTGTTTGATGAGGCCGTCGCCTTTGTCACGGAAGGCCGCCGGGTATCCATTTCGTCGGTTCAGCGCAAGTTCAAGATCGGATATAACCGGGCGGCGAACCTGGTGGAAGCCATGGAAGCCTCCGGTGTGGTCAGTGCCGCTGGCAACAACGGCGCGAGGGAAGTCCTCGCACCGCCGCCCCCCAGAGATTAG